Below is a genomic region from Prunus persica cultivar Lovell chromosome G3, Prunus_persica_NCBIv2, whole genome shotgun sequence.
TGAATCCAAAGCACAAATACTCCAACGAATTAGGTAAAGGGAAGCAAAATAAGGCAATCCAAAGCATCAATACTCAGATGAATTAGGTAAAAAGGAGCAAAATACGGCAAACAGAGAGAATGGAAAGAAGCACCATAATGGAAGCAGTcattaaatgaagaaaaaaaaaaacacaaacataaCAGATGTATTAATAATAACAGATGTTACATGGAACATGACCAATTCCCCATCTGGAAATACAAAACCACATAAAGAGCCAACTGCCAATCCAAGTTTGACTTATATTAGTGCCAATTAACCGCGAACAGGTAAAGGTAAAATATAACATCCAAATAGAGTTGATCCTGGAACCTCTATATCTTATCAATATCTTCATCCTCAAACTCAATATAGTCATCAGCACCGCCTTCTTCCTCGTCTTCAAGACCCCCGGCAATACCCTCATTAAGACGTGTGTTCTCTGGAAGCTCTCCATATGCCTTCAGAAGCCTAGCCTCATCAGGCATGTACTTGAGGATCACATCAGCTTTGTCGTCCTGATAATCACGAAGACCAACAAGAATGATATCACCGGCTGCAATCCAAACCTTCTTGTGCATCTTACCACGGATGTGACAAAGTCGCTTCGTCCCATCAATGCACATGGCTTCACAGCGACCGTTACCCAGCATACGAAGCACTTGGGCATACTCCTGTCCATCTTCCTTAAACACAAGTTCACGCTTTTCATCATCGGCTTCATTCTTACCTCTCTTCCTGTTCTTTCCTCCCTTTCCCTTGTTCTTCGGCATGATTACTTTTTCTGCTTCTGCAACCAAAGTCAGATAGTCAAAGTTGAAGATTAACCAATTGTATAAGTTGATAAATTACTCAACCACAAAAATTTCATGATTTACTGCAGACTCAAAATTCATGAAAGCATATTTTGAACGGgaagaaacaaacaataaagtaaataaactccatcCCTAAAAGAACTAAGTCCAATTCTGTGTTGGCTACAACTACAAATTCTCCTTTTCACCATTAAGGAACAACACAAACAATTTTCAGCTCCATCAATAAGTTTTCAGAAgttacgaaaaaaaaaaaaattcaaattttgcaaATTTCTAAATATTGTGTCCCTAATCTAACTACTGAATAAGCTGCAGTTACcactgaaaaattaaaaaacaagaataaaaaGTTATCCCCACCTAATAGAATCGCTTAGAAActtaaatttttacttttcttaaGATAACAGTGCATAAATATCAAATTCCAGTACAGAATAGATCCTAGGTCTCAACAACTTGAAGTACCAGTTCTTTCGATTTGggggaattaaaaaaagttcaaaatttaatcatTCGTatataaacttaatttcaaGGAAGAAAATCCATCAAAATTTGggggaaaaagaggaaaaaaattgcAACGGAAACTTAGCCCTAATATAAAACATATGGAAACTTTCGGAATAGCAAATTTTCTGAAATTCAAAACCAGTATATATAAGATCAAATTCTCAAAAGGATTCAACGTACAGCTCTAGCGATTTACAGGGAAATTATGACAGAAGCAAACCATAGAATCAATAACAATCGCAGAAGAACAATTATTGAATAAACAATCAAGTAAATTTGctttaaaatttgaagaaagaagaaggtaGAACAATACCTCTCTTTAGCGAAAAGGTGAAACTTGCAAAATTCGAAGGAGGAGCACAACCTGAAAAATCAGAGCTGTGGAATAAATCAAAAGCCCTAGCAAGTTGCTCGTTTTGTACCGCAAAGGTCAAGTCGGTTCAAGATAGGCCGGGTCAAACTAAACTTACTTCAACGACACATTTGGGTTGGATTTAAATTGTTCAATCATTGGAGTCTATGGACTTATGGGCCTAAGTTTTCTATTTATCTCtcaccaaaaatatatatatatatatatatatttggcttAAATGTATATACATTTTGACATTGGCTAACGGATACAAACACAAAGATCAAATTGACCAAATTGATAACACGAGAACTAAAGTGGCCGATGAGGTAAAACACGGAGACCATTTTGACATTTAAGCCTATATATTTTGCATATACAGTTTAGTCTAGTTGACCAAGACATGCATGCCGCTCCGTTACACTAAGTTCCATCCCCTTCTCCATACAGTAAAGtagtttagaaaaaaaaaatttctgaaatttttttttttcgcccTATCTCCTATTGCTTGGCCTAAGTTTTCTATCCATgcttgatgggttttgatcaCTCTATGatttccctttttaattttttgtttgtgtggaATTTGTTGGCAAACCAGAGTTTTTATATATTCCAAACGTCATCACAAACACACAGATTATTTGACTTTATTTTATACATGTATGACAATGAAGTCATCGCAACCACAAATTGCAATCCCTGCACTTTCCTAAGCATAGAACTTACACAACCATGCTCACAAATGAAATACAAATGAGTCCCAGAAACTACGGCAAGAATCAATATGAAGGGGGCCcttcataaaataaatcacatatgaagaaaaacaaaccccaaaaaaaaaagaagaaaaaatcacaAATCCGAGCCTGTTATGTCCCGGGTCAAAGCAATCCCAACTGGATATGACCTGTgtattcttgttttcattcttgGAACCTTTTCCCCAGGGAAGTTGTCGGGATCATTCTTTTTCGCGCTTGTCATTGATTTCTCAGTCACGCTTGGCTCTTTAGTGTCAGCAAGGAATTGTAGGCCCTGAAGTATTGTTGGAAGTTGGAACATGTCACAAGTAAATTAAAACAGCTTATGTAGAAAGCAGAAGAAAATGAGGCTGCAGATACCTTGAGTGATTTATCCTCTAAAGCCATTGTTGAATGCTTTCCTAGCTTAGCAGAGACATTCTGCCAATACACAACTAAGATAACTTAGTAACTGAATGAGGAGAAAGACAATGAGTCCATGACAATGTCGACACAAAGTAAGCTAATCTCATTGACTAACCAGATAGAAATCTCATCTAGCTCATTTAATAGTCAGTTTTTAAATGAACACACAGAGAATATCTTACCTGAAATGGTTTAGCATCCAACCCATCTTTGAAGCCTTCTGCTACTTGGCATAGATACCATAGACCTGAGTTGGTGGCATCCTGTATTATGAAAAAGGGGGCAAATCAGTCATTACAGAAGCATAAAGAAATTAGATAATGCACAAGGTTTTTGAGGTGATGGCATAACCAAAAATATAACCTGTTTGCTCTCAATAAGCTCGACCTTCCCTTCCTGTTTAGCCaatcaacaaatacaacatAAGTAATCCGATAAGCTTATAGCATGCCAgactaaaataaaagatatacATAAAAGACAGAATTATCAACTCACCAACCCAGCGACCATTTGATGAATTAATTCAACATCAAACCCAATTTGAGAAAGGTTTGATTTCACCTCATTCACCTGTATGCAAAtgaaatggaaaataaatatcaaCATAGATAGTACTTATTAGGGTGCCATCAGCATTATCTCCTTACACTGAATTACTAATTGCTTCCCAAAGTTCAAATGGCACTATGATGCTGATGCTATGAGaggaattttatttgaaaagatGTACCACAAAAGAGACACTGAATGGAAAGTAAATGAATCTCCTATTTGCCCTAATGATTATGATTCAGCCAAGGAAGAGGAAGTGGAAGTACAAAACACATCAATCCTATTTCAATAATAAGATCCCCTAATCTTAAGTATACAGCATCCGCTTATTTATGTTAAAGTATGTAAATACATTGTACCATACATCATTTGCAATAAGCTCACTTATTTCCTTCTGCTCCTCCATCTTCCAATCCAAGTTTTCCAGCTTCTTTGTCAGATGCCTTTTTGTAGACTGCAAAATGGAGACAGCAGTGTGCCGCAGACCCTTTTAAGGACTATCATCTAGAAAAGACAACCACACAATGGGCAACGAATCTGACTTACAGCCAATGTTTCATGGACATGCTCTAATTGTTTGGACACAGTTGCAACAGCATTTGCCATACTGTGCTTTGTTACATACATTACATCAGATAATGACCAGCCCTGCACAATATCACAAACATACCCATACATCAGCAATAATACAAATCCTCACAAGTGCAGAACTTAATAGAATGTGTTTGTGTGACCGCAAATTTTCAGAGTTCAATCATAGGTAGAATTACCTTCCACCACATGTAACAATAGCCCATTGCACCAAGTGCAGCAGCTGGAACTAAATATGAAGCATAATTCCCTGTGCTGACATGAAATGTGTGAGCTCATCTATATGATTAAGATTTAACAAAATCTTTCACATAATAGAAATTAACTCCTGATGTGgaaaaaatattaaccataTTCCCAAAGGAAATAAATTGGTGGTTCTGAAGAATTCATACAAACTCTAATTTATAAAACACACAAAACTGATTACTAAGGCCTCTGAAGAAATGTTTATACCACTGGAGGCAGAGTTCTCCTTGAAGATGGTTACAGGGCCAGATAAGGTTAACTCCCTGATTTCTTGAGCCAATTGTTGAATCTGAAGGTAAAGACACATATAATATAAGTATACAAACTGTGCAAAGAGATTGTGTCCACGACATAAGATAACTAGGGTAAAcagttaaaataaataaattataacatTAACCGATACCCTAACCTAGGACCTCCACCTTCACCTTCTAAAGAGctcaaaaataaagataaacaaaaagcagcttctccttttttatacaataattttttccGCTTCAAATAGATGCCAATACTGATTGAGCCATCATAGATTAATATAAATGCTTTTCAAACTGAAACTAAATTAAACTTGGACCATTTGCCAATTTTTTATGACGACAAAACATCAGTACACCGTATCTCTTGCAAACTTTGAATCTTTTTAAGTATAAAGACCTAATTGAATTCAAGAAGTTGCAATACCTGAGCTCTGATAATTGCACCATCATATTTCTCTGACAAAATCTCAGCTTCGTTTACACCCTTCAATAACTCATGAAGCTGTGCAATAAGATCAGATAATCGCCCGCTCCTCAAAACGATAGAACCGGTCAAGCCTAAATTGCGAAAGGGAACAAAAGTATTAATAGTTAGAGGACAATAGTGATAAATGGAAAGGAGCAAAGAACTAGATACAAACTGTGTTTCATAAACCATAGTACCATACAGTACTTTTGCAATGCCAATGACAAAAAGTACTTCAAtgctttttctgtttctttgttGTTGACTCTTattatatacctatttttcctttctttcctatTAAAAtttctcattaaaaaaaataaaaataaaaataaaaatatatttactttcgAAGCACTAGGATCATTCCTTATGAAATGAACAAGAACCCACTTAGTAATTAACAACCCcagaagaataagaaaaatggCTAAACTCCAAATCTGTGTCCAACAGCCACAGCCGCCAAAAGACAAGCTGCTCTGAATTATCATTCAGTTAACAAACTGAATTGCTATTTGTACAAGCAACACGCCTAGGCAGCTACAAAAACCCAAAGTACGAATATAAGGTCATATGCTAAGATAACCCAGTTGCTGTCTTCATTGAAATTTCAAGAATTTAAATCAGACTGGAAAATAAAGTGAGCAAAGATGATGATAAGAGGTAATAAAAGGGTAAAGAGGAACCAAGAAATATATTAAGTTTTTAGAAACCTCACCTGCTCCAACGAGGACGAGCACCTTGGAGGTTGATACCCCGGCAGCCTGTAATGCCATTTTTCTTGGCCTTCTTCCTTCCCCAGAAAGATCCAATTTTTGACTCAACGACAGCTTAAAACTTACTGACCGACCAAGGAAAATATATAGAAGTTTGGGGGTTTTCTCGACATTTCCACCAAGAGTTTTGTCTAAGTTAGTTAAAGCTGTGtgctttttccattttctccTTGTGCCAtgg
It encodes:
- the LOC109947795 gene encoding eukaryotic translation initiation factor 1A → MPKNKGKGGKNRKRGKNEADDEKRELVFKEDGQEYAQVLRMLGNGRCEAMCIDGTKRLCHIRGKMHKKVWIAAGDIILVGLRDYQDDKADVILKYMPDEARLLKAYGELPENTRLNEGIAGGLEDEEEGGADDYIEFEDEDIDKI
- the LOC18783619 gene encoding uncharacterized protein LOC18783619 — encoded protein: MALQAAGVSTSKVLVLVGAGLTGSIVLRSGRLSDLIAQLHELLKGVNEAEILSEKYDGAIIRAQIQQLAQEIRELTLSGPVTIFKENSASSGNYASYLVPAAALGAMGYCYMWWKGWSLSDVMYVTKHSMANAVATVSKQLEHVHETLASTKRHLTKKLENLDWKMEEQKEISELIANDVNEVKSNLSQIGFDVELIHQMVAGLEGKVELIESKQDATNSGLWYLCQVAEGFKDGLDAKPFQNVSAKLGKHSTMALEDKSLKGLQFLADTKEPSVTEKSMTSAKKNDPDNFPGEKVPRMKTRIHRSYPVGIALTRDITGSDL